From a region of the Synechococcus sp. PCC 7502 genome:
- a CDS encoding ammonium transporter, producing MLKKVFPKVSIATLFALSAFFSSNSMAWAAEDPMKPALDAAANAQVAGDTAFMLISTALVLLMTPALAFFYGGFVRSRNVLNTMMMSFILMGIVGVTWILWGYSLAFAPGTPFIGGLQWAFLNGVGLETTDYLKGSLPEAVVSYAATIPHQNFMIFQATFAIITPALISGAIVERISFKAYFWFIFLWSAILYPIFAHMVWAKGGFLGLYGGLNSLDFAGGTVVHISSGVSALVAAWVIGPRVTYPSRPAAPHNVPFILLGAGLLWFGWFGFNGGSALASGSLATIAYVTTTTSASAAALMWVILEWVLRGKPTAVGVATGAVAGLVGITPAAGFVSPVSAILIGAITTTACFFALSLKSKLQFDDSLDTFGVHGVGGTVGSILTAVFASSAVNPILGKDASGKVLPVGVLEGHFSELITELIAIGITYVIAGVGTFVILKVLSLFMSLRVSPSAEEQGIDIAEHGEEGYGEEFSSGLTPYVSEG from the coding sequence GTGTTAAAAAAAGTTTTCCCAAAAGTTAGTATAGCCACGCTATTTGCCCTTAGTGCATTTTTTAGTAGCAACAGTATGGCATGGGCAGCCGAAGACCCCATGAAGCCAGCCTTAGATGCTGCCGCTAATGCTCAAGTTGCTGGTGATACTGCATTCATGTTGATTTCTACGGCGTTGGTATTACTAATGACACCAGCCCTAGCATTTTTCTATGGTGGGTTTGTTCGGTCTAGAAACGTTCTCAATACCATGATGATGAGTTTCATCCTAATGGGCATTGTGGGCGTGACTTGGATTTTGTGGGGGTATAGTTTAGCTTTTGCTCCTGGTACTCCATTTATTGGGGGCTTGCAGTGGGCGTTTTTGAATGGGGTAGGCTTAGAAACTACTGATTATCTTAAAGGTAGTCTTCCTGAAGCGGTTGTTTCCTATGCTGCAACAATTCCTCACCAAAATTTCATGATCTTCCAAGCAACGTTCGCCATTATAACTCCTGCTCTAATTTCAGGTGCGATCGTAGAACGGATTAGCTTCAAAGCGTATTTTTGGTTTATTTTTCTTTGGTCAGCTATTCTCTACCCAATTTTTGCTCACATGGTTTGGGCTAAGGGTGGTTTCCTAGGTCTATATGGCGGTCTTAATTCCTTAGACTTTGCGGGTGGAACTGTCGTTCATATTAGTTCTGGGGTATCGGCACTGGTTGCGGCTTGGGTAATTGGTCCAAGGGTAACTTATCCATCTCGTCCTGCTGCTCCCCATAATGTTCCATTTATACTTTTAGGTGCTGGCTTGCTATGGTTCGGTTGGTTTGGTTTTAATGGCGGTAGTGCCTTAGCATCTGGAAGTTTAGCAACCATTGCCTATGTAACTACTACAACTTCAGCATCAGCAGCAGCATTAATGTGGGTAATTCTAGAGTGGGTATTGAGAGGTAAACCTACAGCAGTAGGTGTTGCAACAGGAGCAGTTGCTGGTCTAGTGGGTATTACCCCTGCTGCTGGATTTGTTAGTCCCGTTAGTGCTATTTTAATTGGAGCAATTACCACAACTGCGTGCTTTTTCGCCCTTAGTCTAAAATCTAAATTACAGTTTGATGATTCTCTTGATACTTTTGGAGTACATGGTGTTGGAGGAACTGTAGGTTCCATCTTGACTGCCGTTTTTGCCTCTAGTGCAGTTAATCCAATTCTTGGAAAAGATGCTAGCGGTAAAGTTCTACCTGTAGGAGTACTTGAAGGACATTTCAGTGAGCTAATAACAGAATTAATCGCAATTGGAATCACCTATGTAATCGCTGGAGTAGGCACATTTGTGATTTTGAAGGTTCTTTCCCTGTTTATGAGTTTACGAGTTAGTCCAAGTGCAGAGGAACAAGGTATTGATATTGCTGAGCATGGAGAAGAAGGCTATGGAGAAGAATTTTCTTCAGGATTAACTCCATACGTTAGCGAAGGTTAA
- a CDS encoding glycosyltransferase, whose product MNSIAATLLLTYGINAGWLALVHQTKIACIDSPKIITDSDLPIVTIQLPIFNERYVAQRLVEAICKLDYPHDRLYIQVLDDSTDDTQEILQASVYKHQQLGIWIEYIHRSDRTGFKAGALQAAMSKVQGDYIAIFDADFIPDPHWLKQAIAHYLQPHTERTAVVQTRWGHINPNYSRLTDLQAVALDGHFVIDQQARWRNHYFLNFNGTAGIWRKQAILDSGGWTSDTLAEDMDLSYRAQLLGWQVIYDNNIVAFAELPVTMVAYKLQQFRWAKGGIQCAKKLLTRIWQSKYSLGVKWQATVHLTGYGAHPFMLMSVLLSIPLMVSSSMHTENIQAFKNISINLWQICVIIASFIAPYIYLTAQKDLYPKAWKHKLLSVFLLLILCSGMSYSNSKAVVAGLFNKGVNFRRTPKFNITGGGDRWVSKAYRLPFDLGAILELGLAAYSCVAIYIAVNIGWYSMVPFLTIYALGYGYVGGLTLWQYCQQLHLVKAPRVSASIY is encoded by the coding sequence TTGAACAGCATAGCAGCTACCTTGTTGCTTACCTATGGAATTAATGCTGGTTGGCTAGCTCTGGTACATCAAACCAAAATTGCCTGTATTGACTCTCCTAAAATAATTACAGATTCTGACCTGCCCATAGTCACAATTCAGTTGCCTATTTTTAATGAACGCTATGTGGCACAAAGATTAGTGGAGGCAATTTGTAAATTAGACTATCCTCACGATCGTTTGTATATTCAGGTTTTGGATGACTCCACTGATGATACCCAAGAAATATTACAAGCATCGGTATATAAGCACCAACAGCTAGGAATATGGATTGAATATATTCATCGTAGCGATCGCACAGGATTCAAAGCAGGAGCATTACAGGCAGCGATGTCTAAGGTTCAGGGAGATTATATTGCGATTTTCGATGCCGACTTTATTCCCGATCCCCATTGGCTCAAACAAGCGATCGCCCATTATCTTCAACCCCACACCGAACGTACTGCTGTAGTGCAAACCCGATGGGGACATATAAATCCTAACTATTCAAGACTCACTGATTTACAGGCAGTAGCTTTAGATGGGCATTTTGTCATTGATCAACAGGCTCGATGGCGTAATCATTATTTCCTGAATTTTAATGGCACCGCCGGAATATGGCGAAAACAAGCAATTCTTGACAGTGGCGGCTGGACATCAGATACCTTGGCTGAAGATATGGATTTGAGTTACCGAGCGCAATTATTAGGGTGGCAGGTGATCTATGACAATAACATTGTGGCATTTGCTGAATTGCCAGTAACAATGGTGGCATATAAGCTCCAACAATTTCGCTGGGCAAAAGGGGGCATTCAATGCGCTAAAAAGCTGTTAACTAGGATTTGGCAAAGTAAATATAGTCTGGGCGTAAAGTGGCAAGCAACGGTACATCTCACGGGGTATGGGGCGCATCCTTTTATGCTTATGAGTGTTTTATTATCTATTCCCCTCATGGTGTCATCTTCCATGCACACAGAAAATATTCAGGCATTTAAGAATATTTCCATTAATCTTTGGCAAATTTGTGTAATCATTGCTAGTTTTATTGCCCCCTATATTTATCTCACTGCCCAAAAAGATTTATACCCGAAAGCTTGGAAACATAAATTACTATCAGTTTTTTTATTGTTAATACTTTGCAGTGGCATGTCCTATAGCAACTCGAAGGCGGTGGTTGCGGGTTTATTTAATAAAGGGGTAAACTTTCGCCGCACGCCCAAGTTTAATATTACTGGTGGTGGCGATCGCTGGGTAAGTAAGGCATACAGACTTCCCTTTGATCTAGGAGCCATATTAGAGCTAGGACTAGCAGCCTATAGTTGTGTGGCTATATATATTGCCGTAAACATTGGGTGGTATAGTATGGTTCCCTTTTTAACAATCTATGCCCTTGGCTATGGCTATGTAGGGGGATTAACTCTGTGGCAGTATTGCCAGCAACTGCATTTAGTTAAAGCCCCTAGGGTCTCGGCTTCGATATATTAA
- a CDS encoding heme-copper oxidase subunit III, with protein sequence MQSAITDSTENLAIAETSHGHHEHPDLRVFGLIVFLCSEGMLFLGLFAAYLTFRAVSTEWPPAGTPELEILLPGINTIILLSSSLVIHQADHAIKKDDIKAVRWWFLLTFIMGATFLAGQVYEYQHLEFGLTSNLFASTFYVLTGFHGFHVFVGLTLIAIMGIKSFQKGAFLGGKHYGIEAASIYWHFVDIIWVVLFLMLYIL encoded by the coding sequence ATGCAAAGTGCAATTACTGACTCAACTGAAAATCTGGCGATCGCTGAAACTTCCCACGGGCACCATGAACATCCTGACCTGCGCGTATTTGGACTAATTGTGTTTCTATGTTCAGAAGGAATGCTATTTCTAGGACTGTTTGCCGCCTATTTAACCTTTAGGGCAGTATCAACGGAATGGCCCCCTGCTGGTACACCAGAGCTAGAGATTCTGCTACCCGGTATTAACACAATCATTTTGCTATCTAGTAGTTTGGTAATTCATCAAGCCGATCATGCCATTAAAAAAGATGATATTAAGGCAGTGCGGTGGTGGTTTCTTCTAACTTTTATTATGGGAGCAACTTTTCTGGCGGGACAAGTTTATGAGTATCAGCACCTAGAATTTGGCTTGACTAGTAATTTGTTTGCTAGCACTTTTTATGTGCTTACGGGCTTCCACGGGTTCCATGTATTTGTGGGGCTAACTTTAATTGCAATTATGGGGATCAAGTCTTTTCAAAAGGGTGCTTTTTTAGGTGGTAAGCACTATGGTATTGAGGCTGCTTCAATTTATTGGCATTTTGTCGATATTATCTGGGTAGTTCTGTTTTTAATGCTTTATATTCTCTAG
- the ctaD gene encoding cytochrome c oxidase subunit I — translation MTQVITQAPSTEAFEPNKHSPKSQWREYFSFSTDHKVIGIQYLVTTFFFYLIGGALASVIRAELATPDSDLVPPELYNGLFTIHGTVMIFLWIVPAVTGGFGNYLIPLMIGARDMAFPKLNALAFWMIPPAGVLLISSFFYGPSSTGWTAYPPLSILTDQHFGQAVWIASIIILGTSSILGAVNFVVTILSMRMPGMGMFDMPLLCWAILSASGLVLIATPVLAGAMILLGFDLLAGTAFFNPTGGGNPVVYQHLFWFYSHPAVYVMILPIFGVISEILPVHSRKPIFGYKAIAYSSMIICILGLVVWAHHMFTSGTPNWLRMFFMIATLLVAVPTGIKVFSWIATLWGGKLRLESPLLFAIGFISMFVVGGLSGVMLGSVPVDIHLHDTYFIVAHFHYVLFGGSVFGIYAGIYHWFPKMTGKMLNEFWGKVHFFLTFVGFNLCFLPMHLLGLQGMPRRVAQYDPQFASINVICTIGAFLLAISTFPFLFNVIFSWIKGEKATDNPWNGLTLEWTTSSPPIVENWHGDPVLKTGPYDYGLEYAHEADLLAEPTH, via the coding sequence ATGACTCAAGTAATTACTCAAGCTCCTAGTACTGAAGCCTTTGAGCCAAATAAGCACTCACCTAAATCCCAATGGCGGGAATATTTTAGTTTTAGCACTGACCATAAGGTAATTGGGATTCAGTACCTAGTCACAACTTTTTTCTTTTATCTCATCGGTGGAGCTTTAGCCTCGGTAATTAGGGCTGAACTTGCTACCCCTGACTCCGATTTGGTACCACCCGAACTCTACAATGGCTTATTTACAATTCACGGTACAGTCATGATCTTTTTATGGATTGTACCTGCGGTCACAGGTGGTTTTGGTAATTACCTGATCCCCTTAATGATTGGTGCCAGAGATATGGCATTCCCCAAGCTTAATGCTTTGGCATTTTGGATGATTCCACCTGCTGGGGTGCTACTGATTAGCAGCTTTTTCTATGGACCATCTTCCACGGGATGGACAGCCTATCCACCTTTGAGTATTCTCACCGATCAACATTTCGGACAAGCAGTATGGATTGCCAGCATTATTATTCTGGGAACATCTTCAATTTTGGGAGCGGTTAATTTTGTGGTTACCATTCTATCTATGCGGATGCCCGGTATGGGAATGTTTGATATGCCTTTACTCTGTTGGGCTATTCTCTCAGCCTCTGGTTTAGTCCTAATTGCTACTCCAGTTTTAGCAGGGGCAATGATTTTGCTAGGCTTTGATCTATTGGCGGGAACAGCATTTTTTAATCCTACGGGTGGCGGAAATCCTGTGGTTTATCAGCATTTATTCTGGTTCTATTCCCATCCTGCGGTTTATGTGATGATTCTGCCCATTTTTGGCGTGATTTCGGAAATTTTACCCGTACATTCCCGTAAGCCAATTTTTGGATATAAGGCGATCGCCTACTCCAGTATGATTATCTGCATTTTAGGGCTAGTTGTATGGGCGCACCACATGTTTACCAGTGGAACTCCGAATTGGCTCCGCATGTTCTTTATGATTGCCACACTGCTAGTAGCTGTACCTACAGGTATTAAGGTATTTAGTTGGATTGCAACTTTGTGGGGTGGAAAATTGCGCTTAGAAAGTCCTCTCCTATTTGCGATCGGATTTATCTCGATGTTCGTAGTTGGCGGTCTAAGTGGCGTAATGCTTGGTTCTGTACCTGTGGATATTCACCTCCATGATACTTATTTTATCGTGGCTCACTTTCACTATGTGTTGTTTGGGGGCAGTGTGTTTGGCATTTATGCAGGTATTTACCATTGGTTTCCGAAGATGACAGGAAAGATGCTAAACGAGTTTTGGGGCAAAGTCCATTTCTTTTTGACCTTTGTTGGATTCAATCTTTGCTTTCTACCTATGCACCTACTGGGTTTACAGGGAATGCCTAGAAGGGTAGCGCAGTACGATCCCCAGTTTGCTTCAATTAATGTAATTTGTACGATTGGGGCGTTTTTATTAGCAATTTCCACCTTCCCATTTTTATTCAATGTCATTTTTAGCTGGATCAAAGGCGAAAAAGCTACGGATAATCCTTGGAATGGTTTGACTTTAGAATGGACAACTAGCTCTCCCCCGATTGTGGAAAATTGGCATGGTGATCCAGTGTTAAAAACAGGACCCTACGATTACGGTTTGGAATACGCCCATGAAGCTGACCTTTTGGCAGAGCCTACTCATTAG
- a CDS encoding cytochrome c oxidase subunit II encodes MNKPRIISIVVGLGLIIIASLWYGQHNGLLPEAAATEALLYDDLFNSLLTIAVAIFLVVQTILIYSIFKFRRRQGDNTDGIPIHDNFLLEIIWTAVPTVLVIWVGIYSFDVYNVMQDGRPMSMGMGMPAMTHNHLDHLGMEAAQAEPLTTGSTAIALDTDSSDNPSKPEPLNIDVQGMQFAWIFSYPDTEIQTSELHVPLGQEVKLNLSAADVIHAFWVPQFRLKQDTIPGMATSIQFTPNKLGTYPIVCAELCGSYHGGMRAEIVVETPEEYQAWLQQEQEELASSNSKNAIASNVFRNNLFNQEENPPQHKQLLTAQTQKMGITPETLKSLHHLSPQT; translated from the coding sequence ATGAACAAACCAAGAATTATCTCAATTGTGGTTGGATTAGGCTTAATTATTATTGCCAGTCTTTGGTATGGTCAACATAATGGACTTCTACCCGAAGCCGCAGCAACTGAAGCCCTCCTCTATGACGATCTTTTTAATAGCCTATTAACGATCGCTGTTGCTATCTTCCTAGTAGTCCAAACAATTTTAATCTACTCCATTTTTAAGTTCCGCCGTCGCCAAGGAGATAATACCGATGGGATTCCGATCCATGACAACTTCTTGCTAGAAATAATTTGGACAGCAGTACCCACGGTTTTGGTAATTTGGGTAGGAATTTATAGTTTTGATGTTTACAATGTCATGCAGGATGGTCGCCCTATGTCTATGGGCATGGGAATGCCAGCAATGACTCATAATCATTTAGATCATTTAGGAATGGAGGCTGCTCAGGCTGAGCCTTTGACAACTGGTTCAACTGCTATTGCCCTTGATACGGATTCATCGGATAACCCTTCTAAGCCAGAGCCATTAAATATTGATGTGCAAGGTATGCAGTTTGCTTGGATTTTTAGCTATCCCGATACAGAAATTCAAACCTCCGAACTCCATGTTCCTCTCGGGCAAGAAGTAAAGCTAAATCTTTCTGCTGCTGATGTTATTCATGCCTTTTGGGTACCCCAATTTCGTCTCAAACAAGATACTATTCCTGGTATGGCGACCTCAATTCAATTTACCCCTAATAAACTCGGTACCTATCCTATTGTTTGCGCTGAATTATGTGGCTCCTACCACGGCGGTATGAGGGCAGAAATAGTTGTGGAAACTCCTGAAGAATACCAAGCATGGCTCCAACAAGAGCAAGAGGAGTTGGCAAGTTCTAATTCTAAAAATGCGATCGCTTCCAATGTATTTAGAAACAATTTATTTAATCAAGAAGAAAATCCACCTCAGCATAAACAACTCCTCACTGCTCAAACTCAGAAAATGGGGATTACGCCTGAAACCTTAAAAAGTTTGCACCATCTATCTCCCCAAACCTAG
- a CDS encoding ribonuclease III family protein: MIAPSRQRELRQLLNRIQIPEESINWNLLDQALIHPSFSTVHNNDYLEFFGDSVLRMVVVTFLREQYGDRSVGDLAALRSHLVSDKVLAAIADGYGFDRFLVMGESAKRDPKTSLSRLANSFEAVLAALYLSTNDFRLINQWLYPHLQRISITVLAQPAFGNSKAALQELTQANWHILPEYKAIDSSEPQIFMVEVWVNNFCWGVGKGSSIKAAQQEAAAIALPALTKSLNSSAKNKS, from the coding sequence ATGATTGCCCCCAGTCGCCAGAGGGAATTGAGACAGTTACTAAATCGTATCCAGATACCAGAAGAAAGTATTAACTGGAATTTATTGGATCAAGCTTTAATTCATCCATCCTTTTCTACAGTTCATAACAACGACTATTTAGAATTTTTTGGGGATAGTGTGCTGAGGATGGTAGTGGTAACTTTTCTGCGCGAGCAGTATGGCGATCGCTCTGTAGGAGATTTAGCGGCATTGAGGTCGCATTTGGTTAGTGATAAGGTATTGGCGGCGATCGCTGATGGCTATGGATTTGATCGATTTCTAGTCATGGGGGAATCAGCAAAACGTGATCCCAAAACCTCTTTATCTAGGCTGGCTAATAGTTTTGAAGCTGTCTTAGCTGCTCTTTATTTGAGTACAAATGATTTTAGGTTAATTAATCAGTGGCTATATCCGCACTTACAGCGTATCTCGATCACAGTGCTAGCCCAACCTGCTTTTGGTAATTCCAAGGCAGCCTTACAGGAGTTAACCCAAGCTAATTGGCATATTTTGCCTGAGTACAAAGCAATTGACTCTTCTGAACCTCAAATATTTATGGTGGAGGTCTGGGTAAATAATTTCTGTTGGGGTGTGGGTAAGGGCAGTAGTATTAAAGCGGCTCAACAGGAAGCAGCTGCTATAGCTCTGCCTGCTTTAACCAAAAGCCTAAACTCATCCGCAAAAAACAAATCTTAA